The following proteins are encoded in a genomic region of Chloroflexota bacterium:
- a CDS encoding TIGR03663 family protein: protein MASLSQSEIEALQGDPSAQVSPPAAPPASGRELRLSIRLDQVPWEAILWFALFALALTLRLWNLDARAVHYDESIHSYDAWKLFRGEGYNHSPWSHGPIQYMMGATGLFLFGDTFAAPRVMPALFGAALVLMPLLLRSRMGKWGALCAGAFIAVSPSLLYFSRFLREDPFVLVWDFGLIVCLWRYLDSKKNRYLYIGALLLALSFSTKETAFIHFAILVSFLAVWWLRAFFTDSEDAARVSGGWFILILALALPLFSAAVGALVDKMPGGLSSIELVNNNNALGAGKVGAPSGGSGAYAAAGIIVFILFIVSLIIGIWWRKWVFLIAMVAFWLLLFTLHTTFFTNMVGIGTGVWQSLGYWIAQQAVERGSQPWYYYFMTLGLYETAVFFVSIAAIAAYTVRRGANVVVASLIIILLATLIAVGIGAFTDSKAVFAPFAVGLLAINLFALGKGDPFEWFLVHWLIISLILFMVAGEKMPWLTTHLALPAAVLAGKAVGDLLGKVPWAEAARKGGLLLFVAVPLLALALYALVKSVPWDESSIGIWRFVGPMIFTALFINLWAYIWYRLGFKTGMKVVSLSLVALMTLFTFRAATAAAFANDDDPKELLVYSQTDDEMLEIVHQIDAFARTSGKGKNLVIYADTSGAALAPWRWYLRGYKNASHRDMSNYTGELTADVVILSSGNQRVLFQAGDRARYDDGRRFNLLQWFAPWTYQRYSFKKFRGDFTSGEDWNNFLRYYMYRDLKSSPAIDSGYAYFRKLGT, encoded by the coding sequence ATGGCCTCCCTTTCACAGAGTGAGATAGAAGCGCTTCAGGGCGACCCCTCTGCCCAGGTTTCGCCGCCTGCCGCGCCTCCCGCCTCCGGGCGCGAGCTGCGCCTTTCCATCCGCCTCGACCAGGTTCCCTGGGAGGCGATCCTCTGGTTCGCCCTCTTCGCCCTCGCCCTGACCTTGCGCCTATGGAACCTGGATGCCCGCGCCGTCCACTACGATGAAAGCATCCACTCCTACGACGCTTGGAAGCTCTTCCGGGGCGAAGGCTATAACCATAGCCCCTGGTCCCACGGCCCCATCCAATACATGATGGGAGCGACCGGCCTCTTCCTCTTCGGCGATACCTTCGCCGCCCCCCGCGTCATGCCCGCCCTCTTCGGCGCGGCGCTCGTCCTCATGCCCCTTCTCCTGCGCTCCCGCATGGGCAAGTGGGGCGCTCTCTGCGCCGGGGCCTTCATCGCCGTCTCCCCATCCCTCCTCTATTTCAGCCGCTTCCTTCGCGAAGACCCCTTCGTCCTCGTCTGGGACTTCGGCCTCATCGTCTGTCTCTGGCGCTATCTGGATTCCAAGAAGAACCGCTACCTCTATATCGGCGCCCTCCTGCTGGCCCTCTCCTTCTCCACCAAGGAGACGGCCTTCATCCACTTCGCCATCCTGGTCAGCTTTCTGGCCGTCTGGTGGCTCCGCGCCTTCTTCACCGATTCGGAAGATGCCGCCCGGGTCTCCGGCGGCTGGTTCATCCTCATCCTGGCCCTCGCCTTGCCGCTCTTCTCAGCCGCCGTCGGCGCCCTTGTGGACAAGATGCCCGGCGGCCTCAGCAGCATCGAGCTGGTGAACAACAACAACGCCCTGGGCGCCGGAAAGGTCGGCGCCCCATCCGGCGGCAGCGGCGCCTATGCCGCGGCGGGCATCATCGTCTTCATCCTCTTCATCGTTTCCCTCATCATCGGCATCTGGTGGCGCAAGTGGGTCTTCCTTATCGCCATGGTCGCCTTCTGGCTCCTCCTGTTCACGCTCCATACCACATTCTTCACCAACATGGTCGGCATCGGCACCGGCGTCTGGCAGTCCCTCGGCTACTGGATCGCCCAGCAAGCCGTCGAGCGCGGCAGCCAGCCCTGGTACTACTACTTCATGACCCTTGGCCTCTATGAGACCGCCGTCTTCTTCGTCTCCATCGCCGCCATCGCCGCCTACACCGTCCGTCGCGGCGCGAACGTCGTCGTCGCCTCGCTGATCATCATCCTGCTCGCCACCCTCATCGCCGTCGGCATCGGCGCCTTCACGGATTCCAAGGCCGTCTTCGCCCCCTTCGCCGTCGGCCTCCTCGCCATCAACCTCTTCGCCCTCGGCAAGGGCGACCCCTTCGAATGGTTCCTCGTCCACTGGCTCATCATCTCCCTTATCCTCTTCATGGTGGCGGGCGAGAAGATGCCCTGGCTCACTACGCACCTAGCGCTTCCGGCCGCTGTGCTTGCTGGCAAGGCCGTCGGCGATCTCTTGGGCAAAGTGCCGTGGGCTGAAGCGGCGAGGAAAGGCGGGCTCCTCTTGTTCGTCGCCGTGCCTCTCCTTGCGCTCGCCCTCTACGCCCTTGTGAAAAGCGTCCCTTGGGATGAGTCCTCCATCGGCATCTGGCGGTTCGTTGGCCCCATGATCTTCACGGCGCTCTTCATCAACCTCTGGGCCTACATTTGGTACCGCCTCGGCTTCAAGACCGGGATGAAAGTCGTCTCCCTCTCCCTCGTTGCCCTCATGACCCTCTTCACCTTCCGCGCCGCCACCGCCGCCGCCTTCGCCAATGACGATGACCCCAAAGAGCTCCTCGTCTACTCCCAGACCGACGATGAGATGCTTGAGATAGTGCACCAGATTGATGCCTTTGCCCGCACCTCGGGCAAGGGAAAGAACCTCGTCATCTACGCCGATACCTCCGGCGCGGCCTTGGCCCCCTGGCGCTGGTACTTGCGCGGCTATAAAAACGCCTCCCACCGCGATATGTCCAACTACACCGGTGAGCTGACCGCCGATGTCGTCATTCTCAGCAGTGGCAATCAGCGCGTCTTGTTCCAGGCCGGCGACCGGGCCAGGTACGATGACGGCCGGCGCTTCAACCTCCTCCAGTGGTTCGCTCCCTGGACCTATCAGAGATACTCCTTCAAGAAGTTCAGGGGAGACTTCACCTCCGGCGAGGACTGGAACAACTTCCTCCGCTACTACATGTACCGCGACCTGAAAAGCTCCCCGGCCATTGATAGCGGCTACGCCTACTTCCGCAAGCTGGGGACATAA
- the ftsY gene encoding signal recognition particle-docking protein FtsY, producing MIRLFGRKQKLESGLQKTRSGLFGRILGILDKPTIGDDVWDELEEALIAADVGAKLAIDILGRIKERVKKEKVADGAAVQAILKDEMLRVLNVVGRPSALAVEERPALPAKPYVVLLVGVNGVGKTTSIAKIGKSLTDKGLKVLLAAGDTFRAAGAEQLEIWAKRINVEVVSHQSGGDPGAVAFDALQAAKARGSDVVLIDTAGRLHTKTNLMDELKKVQRVIQRFDPKAPHETLLVLDAVTGQNGLAQAKSFAEAVGVTGIMLAKLDGTAKGGIAFAIADQLKLPIVFVGTGEQVDDIAAFSAADFVDALFTREV from the coding sequence ATGATCCGCCTCTTTGGACGCAAGCAAAAGCTCGAATCCGGCCTCCAAAAGACCCGCTCCGGCCTCTTTGGGCGCATCCTTGGCATCCTGGACAAGCCCACCATCGGCGATGACGTGTGGGACGAGCTGGAAGAGGCCCTCATCGCCGCCGATGTGGGGGCCAAGCTCGCCATAGACATCTTGGGCCGCATCAAGGAGCGCGTGAAGAAGGAAAAAGTCGCCGATGGCGCAGCCGTCCAGGCCATCCTCAAGGACGAGATGCTCCGCGTCCTGAACGTGGTGGGCAGACCCTCGGCCCTGGCCGTGGAAGAGAGGCCCGCCCTGCCTGCAAAGCCTTACGTTGTTCTTCTAGTGGGCGTCAATGGCGTCGGCAAGACCACCAGCATCGCCAAAATCGGCAAATCCCTGACGGATAAGGGTTTGAAGGTCCTTCTGGCCGCAGGCGATACCTTCAGGGCGGCCGGCGCCGAGCAGCTGGAGATCTGGGCCAAGCGCATCAATGTGGAGGTCGTCTCCCACCAGTCCGGCGGCGATCCCGGCGCTGTCGCCTTCGATGCCCTCCAGGCGGCCAAAGCCCGCGGCTCTGACGTAGTACTGATAGACACGGCAGGCCGCCTGCACACCAAGACCAACCTTATGGACGAGCTCAAAAAAGTCCAGCGCGTCATCCAGCGCTTCGATCCCAAGGCCCCGCACGAGACCCTGCTGGTGTTGGACGCGGTCACCGGGCAGAACGGCCTGGCCCAGGCCAAGAGCTTCGCCGAGGCCGTGGGCGTCACGGGCATCATGCTGGCCAAGCTCGATGGCACGGCCAAGGGAGGCATCGCCTTCGCCATCGCCGATCAGCTGAAGCTCCCCATCGTCTTCGTCGGCACCGGCGAGCAGGTGGACGATATCGCCGCCTTCTCCGCCGCCGATTTCGTGGACGCCCTCTTCACCCGCGAGGTCTAA
- a CDS encoding NAD(P)/FAD-dependent oxidoreductase, with the protein MNIGIIGGGALGLSAAYDFSKAGHRVAVYERAPFLGGQAATFDVGGGRLEKGYHHLFRSDRYMVDLIHELGLGPKLAWIESKVGFFYGGKIHKFTTPGDLLRFSPLPLADRIKLGLLTLRLQRKKYWPREYESVTAADWMKRHAGKRIFEVIWEPMLRGKFGVSTEQVAMVWLWGKIYLRTTSRKTFGKEQLGYPMGSFGEIFDVLEAKLKERGVDVVYPASVERVVVANGRAVGLQVKYKDGREEVREFDRILSTTPSYIFPKLVPELPADYTAKLSKVVYQAAVVMVLEMDRQLSWAYWMNVADRSIPFVGVIEHTNFIDRSHYGGTHLVYLSNYLAKDSPYYKMTPDELWQAYIPALKKINPDFDPSWVKKRYYYKEDAAQPIIGLDYSRNIPELKTPIKDLWLANTTQIYPEDRGTNYSVKLGRHVAKLMMEA; encoded by the coding sequence ATGAACATCGGCATCATCGGCGGCGGCGCATTGGGCCTCTCGGCCGCCTACGATTTCTCGAAGGCCGGCCACAGGGTCGCCGTCTACGAGCGCGCCCCCTTCCTGGGCGGCCAGGCCGCCACCTTCGATGTCGGCGGCGGCCGCCTGGAGAAGGGCTACCACCACCTCTTCCGCAGCGATCGCTACATGGTGGACCTCATCCACGAGCTCGGCCTCGGCCCCAAGCTTGCCTGGATCGAATCCAAGGTCGGCTTCTTCTACGGCGGCAAGATCCACAAGTTCACCACCCCCGGCGACCTCCTACGCTTCAGCCCGCTTCCTCTGGCCGACCGCATCAAGCTGGGCCTTCTCACGCTGCGCCTCCAGCGCAAGAAATATTGGCCGCGAGAGTACGAATCGGTCACCGCCGCCGATTGGATGAAGCGGCACGCCGGCAAACGCATCTTCGAAGTCATCTGGGAGCCGATGCTGCGCGGCAAGTTCGGCGTCAGCACGGAGCAGGTCGCCATGGTCTGGCTCTGGGGCAAGATCTACCTCCGCACAACGTCGCGAAAGACCTTCGGCAAGGAGCAGCTCGGCTATCCCATGGGCAGCTTCGGCGAGATCTTCGATGTCCTGGAGGCGAAGCTGAAAGAGCGGGGCGTGGATGTCGTCTATCCCGCCTCCGTGGAGCGGGTCGTCGTGGCGAATGGTCGGGCCGTCGGTCTCCAAGTGAAGTACAAGGACGGCAGAGAAGAGGTCCGAGAGTTCGACCGTATCCTTTCGACTACCCCCTCATACATCTTCCCCAAGCTCGTTCCCGAGCTTCCTGCTGACTACACGGCGAAGCTCTCGAAAGTCGTCTACCAGGCGGCCGTCGTCATGGTGCTGGAGATGGATCGTCAGCTCAGCTGGGCCTATTGGATGAACGTCGCCGATCGCTCCATCCCCTTCGTCGGCGTCATCGAGCACACCAACTTCATAGACAGGTCGCACTACGGCGGGACGCACCTGGTCTACCTCTCCAACTACCTCGCCAAGGACAGCCCTTACTACAAGATGACCCCCGATGAGCTGTGGCAGGCCTATATCCCCGCCCTCAAAAAGATCAATCCGGACTTCGATCCCTCTTGGGTCAAGAAGCGCTACTACTACAAAGAGGATGCCGCCCAGCCCATCATCGGCCTGGACTATTCCCGGAACATCCCTGAGCTCAAGACGCCCATCAAGGACCTCTGGCTGGCGAACACCACCCAGATCTACCCGGAGGATCGGGGCACCAACTACAGCGTGAAGCTCGGCCGCCACGTCGCCAAGCTGATGATGGAAGCGTAG
- a CDS encoding flippase-like domain-containing protein, producing the protein MPGVPAPSIGVLTPLFTSRRFLIGLAFSAALLALFFWQVDLSETADALKSANYWWFIPAIAVYFVGVWFRAVRWGYLLGPMKRISTPRLFPVVVIGYMANNLLPVRLGELVRSYYIGEKEGVSKTAALATIIIERVFDGVALLFIALFVWPFLPLPDLLRNFSDDSGIPVGLLIFFVAAPFIIILALFLAIAMRPEFGRWLVRLLVRVVPQKGKAVIDALGMRFVEGLSTLHSPRRVLSVLVLTFPIWIAEAAMFEIISYGFDMDVSFHGMLFTTSTSNLATSIPSSAGGVGPFEWGARLTLEGLDVASGVATAFTIALHVALLVPVTVLGLVFMWMQHMSLGMIARQRADSLLETPAGAKE; encoded by the coding sequence ATCCCAGGCGTCCCCGCGCCTTCGATTGGAGTCCTGACCCCGTTGTTCACCTCGCGCCGCTTCCTCATCGGCCTGGCCTTCAGCGCCGCCCTTCTTGCCCTCTTCTTCTGGCAGGTTGACCTATCGGAGACCGCCGACGCGCTTAAAAGCGCCAACTACTGGTGGTTCATCCCCGCCATTGCCGTCTACTTCGTAGGAGTCTGGTTCCGCGCCGTCCGCTGGGGCTACCTCTTGGGGCCGATGAAGAGGATCTCGACTCCTCGCCTCTTCCCGGTTGTTGTTATCGGCTACATGGCCAATAACCTGTTGCCCGTCCGCCTCGGCGAGCTGGTCCGCTCCTATTACATCGGCGAAAAGGAGGGCGTCAGCAAGACCGCCGCCCTCGCCACCATCATCATCGAGCGCGTCTTCGATGGCGTCGCCCTCCTCTTCATCGCCCTCTTCGTCTGGCCCTTCCTTCCTCTGCCCGACCTCCTCCGCAACTTCTCCGATGACTCAGGCATCCCCGTCGGCCTCCTCATCTTCTTCGTCGCCGCCCCCTTCATCATCATCCTCGCTCTCTTCCTTGCCATCGCCATGCGACCCGAGTTCGGGCGCTGGCTCGTTCGCCTGCTCGTGCGCGTCGTGCCCCAAAAGGGCAAGGCCGTCATAGATGCTCTAGGCATGCGCTTCGTGGAAGGCTTAAGCACCCTCCATAGCCCCAGGCGCGTTCTCTCCGTCCTTGTCCTTACCTTCCCCATCTGGATCGCCGAAGCCGCCATGTTCGAAATCATCTCCTACGGCTTCGACATGGATGTCTCCTTCCACGGCATGCTCTTCACCACCTCAACCTCCAACCTTGCCACAAGCATCCCCTCCAGCGCAGGCGGCGTCGGCCCCTTTGAGTGGGGCGCGCGCCTCACCCTGGAGGGCCTCGATGTTGCCAGCGGCGTCGCCACGGCCTTCACCATCGCCCTCCACGTCGCCCTCCTCGTCCCCGTCACCGTCCTCGGCCTCGTCTTCATGTGGATGCAGCACATGTCGTTAGGTATGATTGCCCGCCAGCGGGCGGATAGCCTCTTAGAGACGCCCGCCGGAGCCAAGGAATGA